A single Vigna radiata var. radiata cultivar VC1973A chromosome 8, Vradiata_ver6, whole genome shotgun sequence DNA region contains:
- the LOC106769775 gene encoding molybdenum cofactor sulfurase — protein sequence MQSLGQNEGSLSCPQGCCPTLLFNPPPPQSHQNTTTKPRNSSAECRHSFVATTSSYIFPNTKFTNHESLPSLHESFGEFKKVYPQYSETDQVDHLRAKEYYHLSFSNQSCLDYIGIGLFSYYQRQHHHDTSKTQFASSSTPLSPPQYSDIPFFSISYKTGNLKTLLLHGGQESEFESAMKRRIMKFLNISESDYFMVFTANRTSAFKLVADSYPFQSSKKLLTVYDYESEAVEAMICCSEKRGAKAMSAEFSWSRLRIQSTKLRKMIVSKKKKKKKRGLFVFPLHSRVTGARYPYLWMSIAQENGWHVLIDACALGPKDMDSFGLSLFQPDFLICSFYKVFGENPSGFGCLFVKKSAITILESSSCAGIVNLVPDRFLRQSSEDKCSSGNCKQKPLSSLQDQELSSLNSFSGRIQTSEALKVEESCELQIMVAAAEPKKGSGSVEAKEVVESLQNKKAQHGENGGFNIECRCLDQVDSLGLTMITNRTRYLINWLVNSMMKLKHPNAAGEPLVKIYGPKVKFDRGPALAFNVFDWKGEKVEPVLVQKLADRNNISLSYGFLHHIWFADKYSEDKGKVLQTKEGRGQGLTTNKKKDRDKLGVTVVTAALSFLANFEDVYKLWTFVARFLDADFVEKERWRYTALNQKTIEV from the coding sequence atgcAGTCCCTTGGTCAAAACGAGGGCTCCCTATCATGCCCTCAAGGTTGTTGCCCTACTTTATTGTTCAATCCTCCACCACCTCAATCTCATCAGAACACAACAACCAAACCCAGAAACAGTTCTGCAGAGTGTCGCCACAGCTTTGTAGCCACCACGTCATCCTATATCTTCCCAAACACCAAATTCACCAACCATGAGTCCCTTCCTTCTCTTCATGAATCATTCGGTGAATTCAAGAAAGTGTATCCTCAATACTCTGAAACTGACCAAGTGGACCATTTAAGAGCTAAGGAATATTACCATCTCTCTTTCTCCAACCAATCATGCCTTGACTACATTGGTATTGGCCTCTTCTCCTATTACCAACGCCAACACCACCATGACACCTCAAAAACCCAATTTGCCTCTTCTTCAACACCTCTATCCCCACCCCAATATTCTGATATTCCCTTCTTTAGCATATCCTACAAGACTGGGAATCTGAAAACACTTTTGCTTCATGGGGGGCAGGAGTCAGAGTTTGAGTCTGCCATGAAGAGAAGAATAATGAAGTTTCTCAACATTTCTGAAAGTGACTACTTCATGGTTTTCACAGCAAACAGAACTTCAGCTTTCAAACTTGTGGCAGACTCGTATCCATTCCAATCTAGCAAGAAGCTTCTGACAGTTTATGACTATGAGAGTGAGGCAGTGGAAGCAATGATCTGTTGCTCGGAGAAGAGAGGAGCCAAGGCCATGTCAGCAGAGTTCTCATGGTCAAGGCTGAGGATTCAGTCAACAAAACTGAGGAAGATGATTGttagcaagaagaagaagaaaaagaagaggggTCTCTTCGTATTTCCACTTCACTCCAGGGTAACGGGAGCAAGATATCCTTACCTGTGGATGAGCATAGCACAGGAAAATGGATGGCATGTCTTGATTGATGCTTGTGCATTGGGTCCCAAAGACATGGACAGCTTTGGCCTATCTCTCTTTCAACCCGACTTTCTCATCTGCTCATTCTACAAGGTCTTCGGAGAAAATCCATCAGGGTTTGGATGCCTTTTTGTCAAGAAATCTGCTATTACCATTCTTGAATCCTCTTCTTGCGCAGGAATTGTGAACCTCGTACCAGATAGGTTTCTACGTCAGTCATCAGAAGATAAGTGTTCTTCTGGGAACTGTAAACAAAAACCATTATCTAGCTTGCAAGACCAAGAACTGTCTTCCTTAAATTCTTTCTCTGGTCGGATACAAACTTCGGAAGCTTTAAAAGTTGAAGAATCATGTGAGCTTCAGATCATGGTGGCAGCAGCAGAGCCAAAGAAAGGCTCTGGAAGTGTCGAGgcaaaagaagtggttgagagccTTCAAAATAAGAAAGCACAACATGGTGAGAACGGGGGATTTAACATTGAGTGCAGATGTTTGGATCAAGTGGACTCTTTGGGATTGACAATGATCACCAATAGAACAAGGTATCTGATAAATTGGCTGGTGAACTCCATGATGAAGCTGAAGCACCCTAATGCAGCAGGGGAACCACTAGTCAAGATTTATGGCCCAAAGGTAAAATTTGATCGAGGGCCTGCTTTGGCATTCAATGTGTTTGATTGGAAAGGCGAGAAGGTTGAGCCCGTCCTTGTACAGAAACTTGCTGATAGGAACAATATATCTCTCAGTTATGGGTTTCTGCATCATATTTGGTTTGCAGATAAGTATTCAGAAGACAAAGGAAAAGTTCTACAGACCAAAGAAGGAAGAGGCCAGGGACTAACCACCAACAAGAAGAAAGATAGGGATAAACTAGGAGTAACAGTAGTTACTGCTGCATTAAGTTTCCTGGCTAATTTTGAAGATGTATATAAACTATGGACTTTTGTTGCCAGGTTCCTTGATGCTGATTTTGTGGAGAAGGAGAGATGGAGATACACCGCTCTAAATCAGAAAACAATTGAAgtttaa
- the LOC106772063 gene encoding pentatricopeptide repeat-containing protein At4g38010, translating to MSKAGQSLKLVLLDLIHKSNGLRSFKQIHAHLLTSALVANDLVVSKAAIFLGKHVTDVHYPCNFLKQFDWNLSSFPCNLLISGYASGHLPWLAILIYRWTVRNGFVPDVYTIPAVLKSCAKFYGIVEIKQFHSVALKTGLWCDIYVQNTLVHVYCISGDTVGAGKVFDDMLVRDVVSWTGLISGYVKAGLFNEAIALFLRMDVEPNVATFVSILGACGKLGCLNLGKGIHGLGLKCLFGKELVVCNAVLDMYMKCESVTDGRQMFDEIPEKDIISWTSMISGLVQCQYPSESLDLFCQMQGSGFEPDGVILTSVLSACASLGLLDYGRWVHQYIDQCRIKWDVHIGTALVDMYAKCGCIDMAQHIFSGMPSRNIRTWNAYIGGLAINGLGREALKLFEDLIVSGAKPNEVTFLAVLTACCHSGLVSEGRKYFNEMSSPLYNLSPWLEHYGCMVDLLCRAGLVEEAVELIKTMPMSPDVQIIGALLSACNTYGNVGFTQEILKSLQNFEFRDSGIYVLLSNLYASNKKWADVRNVRRLMKQKGISKAPGSSIIRVDGKSHEFLVGDSSHPQSEDIYVLLDILANQTYSEGHINTLC from the coding sequence ATGAGCAAGGCTGGGCAATCTCTGAAATTGGTTCTCTTGGATTTGATTCACAAGAGCAATGGCTTGAGATCCTTCAAGCAAATTCATGCGCATCTATTGACTTCTGCCCTTGTTGCCAATGACTTGGTTGTTTCCAAAGCTGCAATTTTTTTGGGAAAACATGTTACAGATGTTCATTACCCTTGCAATTTCCTGAAGCAATTTGATTGGAACTTGAGCTCTTTCCCTTGCAATTTGCTGATTTCTGGCTATGCCTCTGGCCACTTACCCTGGCTTGCAATCCTGATTTATAGATGGACTGTTAGGAATGGTTTTGTGCCTGATGTGTACACTATCCCAGCAGTTTTGAAATCTTGTGCTAAGTTTTATGGGATTGTAGAGATTAAACAGTTTCATTCCGTAGCTTTGAAGACAGGCTTGTGGTGCGACATTTATGTGCAAAACACTCTTGTCCATGTGTATTGCATTTCTGGGGACACTGTTGGTGCTGGCAAGGTGTTTGATGACATGCTTGTGAGAGACGTGGTCTCTTGGACTGGCTTGATATCTGGGTATGTCAAGGCTGGGTTGTTTAATGAGGCGATCGCATTGTTTTTGAGAATGGATGTGGAACCTAATGTAGCAACCTTTGTCAGCATACTTGGGGCTTGTGGGAAATTGGGTTGTTTAAATTTGGGGAAAGGAATTCATGGGTTGGGTCTCAAATGTCTGTTCGGGAAGGAGTTGGTGGTATGCAATGCTGTGTTGGATATGTATATGAAGTGTGAGTCTGTCACTGATGGAAGGCAAATGTTTGATGAGATACCTGAGAAAGATATTATTTCTTGGACTAGTATGATAAGCGGGTTAGTGCAGTGCCAGTATCCCAGTGAATCGCTGGACTTGTTCTGTCAAATGCAAGGCTCAGGTTTTGAGCCAGATGGAGTTATACTAACTAGTGTGCTTTCTGCTTGTGCCAGCCTTGGGCTTCTTGACTATGGCAGATGGGTCCATCAGTACATTGATCAATGCCGTATCAAGTGGGATGTTCATATAGGAACTGCATTGGTTGACATGTATGCAAAGTGTGGTTGTATAGACATGGCGCAGCATATCTTCAGTGGAATGCCTTCTAGGAATATCCGTACTTGGAATGCCTATATAGGTGGCCTAGCAATAAATGGACTTGGGAGGGAAGCATTGAAGCTATTTGAAGATTTGATAGTGTCTGGTGCAAAGCCtaatgaagtgacatttcttgCAGTTTTAACAGCTTGCTGCCATTCTGGCTTGGTCAGCGAAGGCCGAAAGTATTTCAACGAGATGTCAAGTCCCCTCTACAATCTTTCTCCCTGGTTAGAACACTACGGCTGCATGGTTGATTTACTCTGCAGAGCTGGACTGGTGGAGGAAGCCGTGGAGTTGATAAAGACAATGCCCATGTCCCCTGATGTGCAGATCATAGGAGCGCTTTTGAGTGCCTGTAATACATATGGGAATGTTGGATTCACCCAAGAAATCTTGAAATCACTGCAGAATTTTGAATTCCGAGATAGTGGCATATACGTGCTTCTTTCTAATCTGTATGCCTCTAACAAGAAATGGGCTGACGTGAGAAATGTTAGGAGACTGATGAAGCAGAAAGGAATAAGCAAGGCTCCTGGGTCTAGCATTATAAGGGTGGATGGCAAGAGTCATGAATTTTTAGTTGGAGACAGTAGCCATCCTCAAAGTGAGGATATTTACGTACTATTGGACATCCTTGCCAATCAAACATACTCTGAGGGGCATATTAATACCCTCTGCTAA